In Candidatus Eisenbacteria bacterium, the DNA window CCGTCCCACGTGATCTTGTGCGCCCCCGCGGAAAGCGTCGCGGCGCCGAGGTCCGCCACCGCGCGGCCGTCGACCCCGTAGACCGCCATGCGGACGCGCGCCGCGGCCGGCAGCGCGAAGGACAGGTGGACGCGGTCGACGAACGGATCGGGCCACGCATGCGCCTGGAGCGTCGCCGACCTCTCGTTGGGCACCGCCAGCACGGTTCCGCCGGAGCTGACGTGGGAGGCGTAGACGTCCTCATGGGTGCCGCTTCGCAAGTCCTGCCAGCTGATCCAGGCGCCGCCTCCGCCGTCGATGGCGATCGTCGGAAAGTCCTGACTGTTCGACGCCGTGCTCACCGGCACACCGTCCAAGGTCCACAGCGACGCTCCATTGCCGTCGATTCGCTGGGCGTAGATGTCCCAGCCGGAGGCGCCGTTGCGGGCGTCGTACCAAGCGATGATTCCGCCTCCCGCGCCGTCGGAAACCATCCTGGGCGCTCGCTGATCGTCCGTCGCCGTGCAGAACGGCGAGCCGTTGACCATCCACTGCGTCGCTCCCTCCTGGTTCAACTTCTGGGCATAGAGGTTGAAGTTCGTCGGGGCGCGGCTGTCCTCCCAGGCGACGATCGCTCCGCCGGCGCCATCGCCGATCACCGTCGGCGCCCTTCCCGTGGTGGAGAGGGAGAAGCCACCGGACGCCGGATTCCAGATCCGGTCGCCGCTCGAGTTGACGCATTGGATGAAGGCGCCACCGCCGGACCACGCGATGATCGCCCCGCCCGCTCCGTCGGAGGCCATGCTCGGCGGCATGTTGTTCCCCGTGCTCGCCAGGATCACCGGCTGCCACACCTCGGCGCCGGCGCTGTTGAGCCTTCGCGCGCGCACGCCGGGGTTGATCCAGGCGAAGATGGCCCCGCCCACCCCGTCCGAGAGGATCGCGGGATTCCCCTCGCTGTTCATGTTGGTCGCGGCGACCGCGATTCCCTGCGAACCCCACTGCAGCGCTCCGCTCGAGTTCAGCTTCTGCGCGTAGACATCGGAGGTGCCGCCGGAACCCAGGTCCGAGCGCCACGCGACGAAAGCGCCGCCCGTGCCGCCGAGGTCGGGCGCGATCGCCAGATGGCGAGTCGCCGAGAGATTGTTCGTGAGCTGAACGCCGTCCGCTCCCCATTGGGGGACTCCTGAAGCGTTCACGCGCTGCGCGCGCGGAGGAGTGCTGGATCCGTCGAAGGCGAGGAACGCTCCTCCCGCGCCGTCGGCGACGATCACCACCTCCTCGCTGGCATCCGGTGTCGAGGAGAGCTGCACCCCGCCGGCCGTCCACAGCGGGATGCCCGCGGCGCTCAGGCGCTGCGCGTAGCAGCGACCGTTCGAACCGTCATGCCACGCGACGATCGTGCCCCCGGCGCCATCCGAGACCGTGACCGGGAACAGCTGATCCCCGGCCGCCGTGCTGACCGGGATTCCATCAGGGTTCGCCGCGAAGACCGGAGCGCTGCAGCGGAGGATCGCGGCCAACGCCGCGAGGGTGGCGACGCATGCTGCCAGGTCACGATGCATGTCCACCTCGAAGGGAGAAAGGGCGGCCGAAGTCGTCTGAAGATGGGGACTAAGGGTAGAGCGCGCCCAAGTTCATCTCAAGGAATAGCGTCGGCCGGCCGGGTGGTAGCATTCCGCCGGGTGCGGAGGTTCGATGGACCCAAGCTCCATTACCGAGGCATTGAACCGGATGGCTCGGGGCGATCGCACGGCGCTGGATCACCTCATGCCGGTGGTCTATGGCGAGCTCCGGCGCCTGGCGGCGAGCCAGCTCAGAAGGGAGCGCAAGGCGCACACGCTCCAGCCCACGGCCCTGGCCCACGAGGCCTATCTTCGCCTGCTGGGCGGCAACAAAGCCGCCTGGCAGAGCCGGGCCCACTTCATGGGTGTTGCGGCGCGGGCGATGCGCGAGGTGCTCGTCGATCATGCTCGCCGCCGCAGGGCGCTCAAGCGCGGCGGCGGGCTCGAGCTCACGGTGCTCGACGAGTCCCTTCAGGTCGCCGGAAGTCGCCCCATCGCCTTCGACGATCTCGATCAGGCGCTGCTCGACCTGGAACGCTCGAGCGAGCGCCAGGCGCGCGTGGTCGAGCTGCGCTACTTCGCGGGATTGTCGATCGAGGAGACGAGCGAGGTCCTGGGCATCTCCCCGGTGACCGTCAAGCGGGACTGGACGATGGCGCGAGCCTGGCTCCATCGAGAGCTGTCGGGATCGGGCCCCTAACGGACGGACGCGAGGAGCTTCGCAACTTCGTCCGCGGCTCCGGCCTCCACGGCCGCGAGCGATCGCTCGGCGGACAGCGATCGATAGAGCCCGAGGCTGCGCGAATACCAGTCCGCCGCCTGCGCCCGCCAGCGGGAGGTCTGGGATGAAACCCTCGACCGGGCCGCCAGCGCACGACAGCAGTCCCCCGCCCTGCGGCTCGCTCGGGCCATCTGAGCGCGCAGCTCCGCATTGCCGCGGTCGTTCGCCGCGAGGCTCGAGAAGCGATGGAATGCATCCTCGAACTTCGATTTCGCCTCCCGGTAGCGATGGCCCTTCACGAGGATCGCGCCCATCTCGAATTGGCCCTTGGCCAGATCCACCCGTTGGAGGACGTCGTCCGCGTCGGCGGCGGACAGGCTCTGCGCGATCTCCATGGACCGTTCGTAGAGCACGAGCGCGGTGTCGATCTCTCCCGCGTCGGCCATGAACATGGCGCGCATGCCGTAGACGACGCCGAGATCCCGCTTCGCGTCCACGTTGTCGGGGAGCGCTCGCACGCAGTCCAGGGCCAGCTCCTGGGACCTTTGGTAGTCGCGCGCCGCGCCGGCGTGATCGCCGGTGATCGCCCGCAGGTTCGCGGTCTTGGCGTGACCCACCATGAGTGATCGCCGCCACTGAGGCTCGCCGGGCTGGTCGCGGTGAAGCGCCGTGACGATTTCCAGCCCTTCCAGCGACTCCTGCAGAGCGCCGGCCGTGTCCCTGGCGGCAAGCCGCATGTCGCTGATCCGATCGCACGCCACGCCGTGATCACCCCGCAGCAGGGTGTCCTCCGGATGACGCCGCCGCTCGGCCGCGATGCGCTGCTTGGCATCCAGAGCCAGGGTCATCGCCTCGTCCTTCTGGCCCATCTGACCGAGCAGATCGCCGAGCCGCTGCATGGTGAGAACGAGATCGCGCGCGAACCTCATCGAGTCGGGCGCCGCGCGGGATGCCGCCTGCAGGAGCTCCAGCGACCGCTGGTAGCTGCGCCGCGCGTCGGCCGTTCGCCCGAGGTTCGAGAACTCGGGCCGGCCCTGCACGTCGCCGATCTTCCCGTAGGCCACGCCCATCTCGTGCTGGAGCGAGGGATCGTCGCCGGCCTCGCGGCTCAGATCGTCGAGGTAGCGCAGAGCGTGAGCCACGAGGATTTCGCGGGCCTGCGTGGCTCCTGGAAGCGCCGCGATGGCGTCATGGATGTCGTACACCACGGCACGCGCCAGGGCGCGCACGTCGTCGAACCGCCGCTGGGCGCGGTCGCGTTCGATGCGGGCGATGCGCGCCTGCCACGTGGTGCCGGCCAGCCCCGCGAGCAGAGCGGCGAGGACGACAGCACCCGTCACCACCGCCGCCCGATGGCGCCTCACGAGGCGAGAGAGGATGTAGGCGGTGGTCCTGCCGCGAGCCAGCACCGGGAGATTCTCGAGATAGCGCTGGATGTCGCGGGTGAGCTGATCCACGGATGCGTAACGCCGGCCGGGCTCCTTCTCGAGAGCCTTCAATACGATGTAGTCGAGGTCTCCGGCGAGCTGTCGCCGGAGGCGCGCCGTCGTCGTTCGCCGCCGCGAGGCGGTCTCGGCCGAGCCGGTGCGCGTCACTCCGGCGCTCGGCGGCGCGGGTTCCTCGTGGGTGACCACGCGCAGGACCTCCTCGGCGTTTCTCGACTCGAACCGCAATGGTCGCGTGCCGGTCAGCAGCTCGTAGAGCACGACGCCGAGCGAGTACACGTCGCTGGCCACGGTGACGGGTTCGCCGCGCACCTGTTCCGGGCTCGCGTAGTCAGGGGTGAGCATGCGCTGCATCGGCGCGGTGACCGTCGCCGATGCGTCGCTCGCGTCCGGGGACAGAAGCTTCGCGATTCCGAAATCGAGGAGCTTGGGCGCACCGTCCGGGGTCACCATGATGTTGTCGGACTTGAGGTCGCGGTGGACGATCAGCCGCTGATGAGCGAACGCGACCGCGTTGCACACGGTCACGAACAACCGTAGCCGGTCTTCGATCGAAATCTCTTGCTCGTCGCAGAACTCGAGGAGCGGCTTCCCGGACACGTACTCCATCACCAGGAAGGGGCTGCCGTCCGCCGCGGCGCCGCCGTCGACCAGCCGCGCGATGTGGGGATGATCGAGCATGGCCAGGATCTGACGCTCGGCCCGGAATCGCTTGAGGATTCCTTCCGAGCGCAACCCAGGCTCGATCACCTTGATCGCGACCTCTTTGGTGAAGTGCTCGTCGTCCCGGACGGCCCGATACACGATCCCCATGCCGCCGCGACCGATCTCCTCGACGATCCGATAGGGTCCGAGCCGGTCGAAGGCGGTGAGCGCTCCCGGCAAGGCCGACGCCGGCGGCGTCTCCAGGAATCCGCTGGCGGCGAGGTGGGACGCGACGAGCGAGCGGACCTGGGCGGCCATCGCCGGGTCTTCCGCGCCGATCCGCTGGAGGAAGTCCTCCCGTTCCTCCGAATCGAGCTTCAGTGCCTCGTCGAACAGCTCCTCGAGGCGAATCCAGGCCGGCGTCTCGCGGCCAGGCGGGTTCGAACCCGGACGATCGCCCGCGGACGAGTCCGACAAGCAGGCCCCTCGTTTCCCGCCGCCATGAGCCGTTTTGGCTGCCGGCTGCGCATGAGGAGGTGAAGGACGAGACTCGCTACCTGAATTCGGAGGCCGAGCTATGACCTCGCGAGCCACCGGCATCGCTCTTCTGAGTCTCTCGCTCATGGCGAGCGCTGCCGGCGCTGCACAAGACTACATGATCACGTTCAACAACGGCGGCGCCTTCATGCCGGAGATCCATTCCGCCACGGGTTTCCGCCGCGACACGTCATTCGCGCTCGCTCCCAGCAACGGGACCGGGATCCTGACCGGAGGCGCTTACGCGGGGCCGGGCATGGTGAGACCGTTCGCACGGTTGGACTGCACGTGGGGCGGAGGGTTCTCCGGGAGCTTCTGGGGGAAGACTCGCGCGAGGATCGAGACCACCGATCTGATCATCACCGGGCCGCCCGGCCCCTCGACCGTATCGGGGACGTTGTGGGTGAGCGTGAAGTTCGACCTCGACAAGGCCGGCGGCTACGCCAACAACAACGGTCACAGCGCCGCCTTTCATCTCAATGCGAGCACTCTGTACTCCGGGGTCCTCGGAACCGCGACTCATGGAAACTTCAACCTGAGCGGTTCCGGCTGCTTCTCGGGGATCACCTCGCCCAACGTCGACATGGACATCCCGCTCACGGGCAACTATCCGGTGAACGTGCCGTTCTCGTTTCAGATCTACACCGAAGCCAGTCCCAGCGCGTACGGGAATGCGTCCGTCAATCCCGGCATGCTCATGATCGATGGTGGAGGATACGCGGGGTTCCCCAATGGCGGCGGCGCTCAGCTGGTTTCAGGCGGCCCCGTCATGACGCTCCCGGCGGGCTACACGCTGAACTCGGCGAACTGGGGGATCGTCAACAACGCCTGGGCGCCGGTGGTCGGAGTCGGAAATGCGGCGCGAGAAGAGAGACTTGGACTCGAGCTCGCAGGCCCGAACCCTGCCCCGGGAACCACGCGCCTCCGCCTGACGTTGCCTCGAGCGGCCGAGGTCGCGGTGGTCGTGCACGACGTGACCGGCCGCGTGGTCGCCACCTTGCTTCGCGGCCCACGGAGCGCGGGCGTGCACGAGATCGCCTGGGACGGTCGCGACGGGAACGACTCCTCGGCACCCGCCGGGCTCTACTTCGTGCGGGCCCGATCGGAGCAGTGGCGCGCCACGCAGCGCGTGGTGCGAATGGCCCCCTGAGGCACAGGACGACTAGGCGGCCAGGAGCGGCTCGACCTCGCCGTCGTAGTCCTCGGGCGGAATCACGCGGACGACGCTCTCCTCCGCCGGCATCGGTTCCCAGCGCTCCGGGTACGAATCCGGGGGGATCGTCCCGTTGTGGGCGAGCACGCGGCAGTAGGGACGTCTCAGGTCGTCCGGGTTCACGCCGAGGCTGATGACCAGATACCCCGAGCGGGTTTCGAGCAAGCTTCCCGCGGGATAGAGGCCGACGGCCTTCACCAGGGCCCACCGCACCGCCGGATCGAACCGCTCCTGATCCGCACCCAGCAAGATCTGCAGCGCCTCGTAGCCGGTGTAAGGACGGTCCCGGTACTCGCGATGCGCGGTCATCGCGTCGAAGCAATCCGCGAGCGCCACGATGCGGCTCAGGACGGAGGGCGTCTCGCCCGGTGGTGACTTCGGGTAGCCGTTGCCGTCCATCATGCGGTGATGCTGGAGACAGACCCGCATCATGTCGAGCGTCGTGGAAGGCAGTCCCGGCATCCGGCTCACCATGATCAGGCCACGCAGCGGATGGCGGCGAATCAGCTCCCACTCGCGATCGTCGAGCGGCGTGGGCTTGCCCAGCACTTCAGGCGGGATCTCGAGCTTGCCGAGATCGTGGAGCAGGGCGGCGACCCCGAGATTCGCCAGCGCCATGCGGGGGAAGCCGAGGATCTGACCCATGGCGACCGAGAGAATGCTGACGTTGACGCAATGGACGTACGTGTACTCGTCGTGGTCCTTGAGCGCGGTCAGTCCCACCAGCGAATACTCGTTGCGCATCATGGTGTCGACGATCGGCTGCACGAGCCGTTTGACTCGTCGCAGCGCCGGCCTTCCGGTGCGCGCCGTGGCCAGGAGGGCGCGCCGTGCTCCGTGGACGGCGTGGTCGAACGTCTGCCGCGCTCGCCCGCGCTCATCCGCCCGGTCCGCCGGCTCGCTGGCGGCCCCCTGCTGTAAGCCGAGCGATTGCAGCTCGTCCACCGTGACCGCGGACGCGTTCATGATGCCCGCCGCGGTCACCGCCTCGGCGAGCCTCTCCGCCGCCTTCTCGCCTTCGTGCTTCACCACCAGCTTGAGAAACGCGCCGAGCTCGTCGGCGCCGATCCCGTCCTGCAGCCGGAAGCCGCTCAACCTGCGCTGATCGAGCTCCGAAGAGAGATGCTCGAAGAGCACCATCTGCGAGGGATGCGCCCGGACGCGCACGCCGTTGACGTAGAAGGAGGACCCCATCGCCACCACCAGGACCTCGCCGTCCATGACTCGCTGGATGAGGCCGAGGACCTCCGCGAGCTGGTCGCGGATCGCATGGTTCGACAGCTCGTAGATCCGCATGGCTCGCAGCAGCCCGTGAAGGCGCACCACGAGCTGCGGACCCAGCGTGGATTCCAGCGAAGGATCGTCCTCGAGCGGCCAATCAGGCATCCGAGACCTCCCCCGTCTTGATCGCCAGCTCGCAGGCCTTCCGCACGCCGGCATGCCCCGATCGCAACCCACGCTGCAACACGGCCTGCGCCGCAGGCGTTCCGATGCGGGCGATGCTGAGCGCCAACGACTGCCGGTGGAACTCGAGCCCGTGGGCGAACAGACCTCCCTTGTTCAGCTCTCCTTCCAGATCCTGCAACACGTGCTCACCCTGAGAGGCCAAGCCCATGTAGACGGCTCTGCGCTCGTCCTCGGACCGCTGGTGGAAGCCGGAATGCCGAAGCAGGGACAGCAGGCGCTCGCGCACCTCGGGATGGGGCACCACGCAGAGCTGCTGCAGGATCAGCGTGAACACGCGCGGCTCGGCTCCATCCAGCATCGAGAGCAGGATGGGCCGGGCCACGGGCGGAGTGCACTGGCTGAGCGTGGCCACCGCCTCGCGCCGCACTCTCATTTCCGGGTGGCCGGCGATGGCGCGCAGATAGCCTGCGATCTCGTCGCCGCCGATCCAGCCGAGGATGTGCACCGCGTTGCGCACCACGTACCACCGCGCGTCCGACATCCAGGGCAGCACTCGCTCGGGCTGCTCCTTCGTCAGTGCTCCGATCGTGCGCGCGAGCGGACGGCGGGCCCGCTTCTGCTGGCTTTCCGCGAGCACGTGCATGAGCCAGTCCACGGACTCCGGCCCGAGATCCTCGGCGAGCGCCAGGAACTCTGCCACCTCCAGGTCTCCCTGGAGATCGAGGGCGGCCACCGACTTGCGGGTCAAGAGGTCCGCGCCGCCCGCGTCGGAGAAGAAGGCCGTCGCGGTCCACCGGGGATCACAGGCGCGGAGCAGTCCCAGGCCGTGCCGCGCGGATGTCCATTCACCGAGTGAAATGGCTTCGCGGACGACCCGCGGCAGAAAGGCCGCGAGCTCGACGCGATCCTCGTCCTTGGCCGACTCGAGCGCGTCGGTGGAGACCTGGATGACCGCCTCCACGAGCGACTGGCCGGCTTCGGCATGGTATGCAGCCATGAACCGCGTGCACTCCTCGGACGACCTCGCCTCGAGACGCTCGAAGGCCTCCTCGGCGCTCCCTGGACGTTCCGCGATCTGCCAATCGTCCGAGCGCGGCTCCGCCGCCGTTGCCTTCGGCGCCGATCCGGCGCCCTGGGACGGCCAGGGGGCTGGAGCATGCGCCTCCTCCTCCTCGCTCCCGCCATCGATCTCCCCTTCGAAGGGGACCGAATCGATCACGAGCGAGGACAGGTTGCTTTCCCACAGCAGAGTGACGAGATCATCGCTGTCGGATCCCGGCGCCATCACCCGCAGGATCTGGTCCAGGAATGCGTCCAGCTCGTGCGCCTCCAACCCGGGCAGGAAGGTGAGCGCACGAATGCCGTCGCGATGGAGCGTCGCGGGCAGGTTGTCGTCGCGCGTGCGCGAGGTGTAGACCGCTGTGCCCTCGTGATGGAGGGCTCGCGAGGTGACGTCGAGCTTCAGTGCGCCCGAGCGTCCGAGCAGTTGAGAAAGATCCCGGTAGAGGTCCTCACGAAACCGGACCACCGTCGGGTTGTTGCGGTCGTAGAGACGGCAGGTCTTGAGCGTGCGCGCGAGCTGGTTGACCCAACCGGTCACTTCCCGGAGGGCAGCGACTACCGTCGCCTCGTCGGCGTCTGGAGAAATGCGCCCATCCATTGATAGATGTTTGGCCTTGTCCGAGGAACCTTGATCCTGGGGAACACTTGATTCATCGGCGTTGCCGCCTTCCACCTTGATCCCGATTCCGGACCAGCGCACCTATCGAGAGCCAGTGCGATCTCCAGTTTTCCTCCATGCGGGTGGACGCCTCGCCTTGCATGCCGCCAATCCGGTGCTATATACTGAACCACATGGTTCAGTATGTGCGGACCCGCTTCGATGCCTCGTTTGCCGCGCTCTCGGACGCCACCCGACGCGGTGTTCTGGAGCAGCTCGGGCGTGCAGACGCTTCGATCACGGACCTTGCCGACAAGTTCCACATGACCCTAACGGGCATGAAGAAGCACGTCGGCGTCTTGGAGCAGGCGGGGCTCGTCACCACGGCGAAGGTTGGCCGCGTGCGGACCTGCAGGCTCGGCCTGCGCAGACTGGATGAAGAGGCGGCATGGATCGAGAGGTACCGCCAGCTCTGGGATGCACGGTTCGACGAGCTGGACAAGGTTGTCGAGGAACTGAAACGGAAGGAGAAGGTCGATGGACGCAAGAAGAGAGAGTGAGGCCACGGCCATGAAGAACCGCACGACGGTGGAGCGGAAGTCCGAGCGTGAGCTAGTCGTTACCCGAACCTTCAACGGCCCGGCGCGTATCGTGTTCGAGG includes these proteins:
- a CDS encoding sigma-70 family RNA polymerase sigma factor, whose translation is MDPSSITEALNRMARGDRTALDHLMPVVYGELRRLAASQLRRERKAHTLQPTALAHEAYLRLLGGNKAAWQSRAHFMGVAARAMREVLVDHARRRRALKRGGGLELTVLDESLQVAGSRPIAFDDLDQALLDLERSSERQARVVELRYFAGLSIEETSEVLGISPVTVKRDWTMARAWLHRELSGSGP
- a CDS encoding serine/threonine-protein kinase, with the translated sequence MSDSSAGDRPGSNPPGRETPAWIRLEELFDEALKLDSEEREDFLQRIGAEDPAMAAQVRSLVASHLAASGFLETPPASALPGALTAFDRLGPYRIVEEIGRGGMGIVYRAVRDDEHFTKEVAIKVIEPGLRSEGILKRFRAERQILAMLDHPHIARLVDGGAAADGSPFLVMEYVSGKPLLEFCDEQEISIEDRLRLFVTVCNAVAFAHQRLIVHRDLKSDNIMVTPDGAPKLLDFGIAKLLSPDASDASATVTAPMQRMLTPDYASPEQVRGEPVTVASDVYSLGVVLYELLTGTRPLRFESRNAEEVLRVVTHEEPAPPSAGVTRTGSAETASRRRTTTARLRRQLAGDLDYIVLKALEKEPGRRYASVDQLTRDIQRYLENLPVLARGRTTAYILSRLVRRHRAAVVTGAVVLAALLAGLAGTTWQARIARIERDRAQRRFDDVRALARAVVYDIHDAIAALPGATQAREILVAHALRYLDDLSREAGDDPSLQHEMGVAYGKIGDVQGRPEFSNLGRTADARRSYQRSLELLQAASRAAPDSMRFARDLVLTMQRLGDLLGQMGQKDEAMTLALDAKQRIAAERRRHPEDTLLRGDHGVACDRISDMRLAARDTAGALQESLEGLEIVTALHRDQPGEPQWRRSLMVGHAKTANLRAITGDHAGAARDYQRSQELALDCVRALPDNVDAKRDLGVVYGMRAMFMADAGEIDTALVLYERSMEIAQSLSAADADDVLQRVDLAKGQFEMGAILVKGHRYREAKSKFEDAFHRFSSLAANDRGNAELRAQMARASRRAGDCCRALAARSRVSSQTSRWRAQAADWYSRSLGLYRSLSAERSLAAVEAGAADEVAKLLASVR
- a CDS encoding FlgD immunoglobulin-like domain containing protein — protein: MTSRATGIALLSLSLMASAAGAAQDYMITFNNGGAFMPEIHSATGFRRDTSFALAPSNGTGILTGGAYAGPGMVRPFARLDCTWGGGFSGSFWGKTRARIETTDLIITGPPGPSTVSGTLWVSVKFDLDKAGGYANNNGHSAAFHLNASTLYSGVLGTATHGNFNLSGSGCFSGITSPNVDMDIPLTGNYPVNVPFSFQIYTEASPSAYGNASVNPGMLMIDGGGYAGFPNGGGAQLVSGGPVMTLPAGYTLNSANWGIVNNAWAPVVGVGNAAREERLGLELAGPNPAPGTTRLRLTLPRAAEVAVVVHDVTGRVVATLLRGPRSAGVHEIAWDGRDGNDSSAPAGLYFVRARSEQWRATQRVVRMAP
- a CDS encoding HD domain-containing phosphohydrolase — protein: MPDWPLEDDPSLESTLGPQLVVRLHGLLRAMRIYELSNHAIRDQLAEVLGLIQRVMDGEVLVVAMGSSFYVNGVRVRAHPSQMVLFEHLSSELDQRRLSGFRLQDGIGADELGAFLKLVVKHEGEKAAERLAEAVTAAGIMNASAVTVDELQSLGLQQGAASEPADRADERGRARQTFDHAVHGARRALLATARTGRPALRRVKRLVQPIVDTMMRNEYSLVGLTALKDHDEYTYVHCVNVSILSVAMGQILGFPRMALANLGVAALLHDLGKLEIPPEVLGKPTPLDDREWELIRRHPLRGLIMVSRMPGLPSTTLDMMRVCLQHHRMMDGNGYPKSPPGETPSVLSRIVALADCFDAMTAHREYRDRPYTGYEALQILLGADQERFDPAVRWALVKAVGLYPAGSLLETRSGYLVISLGVNPDDLRRPYCRVLAHNGTIPPDSYPERWEPMPAEESVVRVIPPEDYDGEVEPLLAA
- a CDS encoding HEAT repeat domain-containing protein: MTGWVNQLARTLKTCRLYDRNNPTVVRFREDLYRDLSQLLGRSGALKLDVTSRALHHEGTAVYTSRTRDDNLPATLHRDGIRALTFLPGLEAHELDAFLDQILRVMAPGSDSDDLVTLLWESNLSSLVIDSVPFEGEIDGGSEEEEAHAPAPWPSQGAGSAPKATAAEPRSDDWQIAERPGSAEEAFERLEARSSEECTRFMAAYHAEAGQSLVEAVIQVSTDALESAKDEDRVELAAFLPRVVREAISLGEWTSARHGLGLLRACDPRWTATAFFSDAGGADLLTRKSVAALDLQGDLEVAEFLALAEDLGPESVDWLMHVLAESQQKRARRPLARTIGALTKEQPERVLPWMSDARWYVVRNAVHILGWIGGDEIAGYLRAIAGHPEMRVRREAVATLSQCTPPVARPILLSMLDGAEPRVFTLILQQLCVVPHPEVRERLLSLLRHSGFHQRSEDERRAVYMGLASQGEHVLQDLEGELNKGGLFAHGLEFHRQSLALSIARIGTPAAQAVLQRGLRSGHAGVRKACELAIKTGEVSDA
- a CDS encoding metalloregulator ArsR/SmtB family transcription factor; protein product: MVQYVRTRFDASFAALSDATRRGVLEQLGRADASITDLADKFHMTLTGMKKHVGVLEQAGLVTTAKVGRVRTCRLGLRRLDEEAAWIERYRQLWDARFDELDKVVEELKRKEKVDGRKKRE